In Kytococcus sedentarius DSM 20547, the sequence GCACCACCGCGGCCGGGGTGAAGGGCAGGGTGACGCCGAACCAGGCGTCGAGCCGCTGCCCCAGGAGCCCGGTGCGCCCGAAGGCCATGAGCAGGGCGACACCGCCGACGGCCGGGGGCAGGACCAGGGGCAGGGTCACCAGGGCGCGCACCCCGGCGGCCACCCGGCGGCGGAACGCTCCCCGCTGGTCGCTCGCTGCCAGCCACCAGGCCAGGGGGACGCCGCACAGGACCGAGAGCGCCGTGGCCACGCTCGAGCTGGTCAGCGAGAGCACGAGGGCCTGCTGGACCGACTCCCGCCCCAGCACCCCGGGCATCGCGACCCAGTCGGCCCGAAGCAGGAGCGCCACCAGCGGCACGGCCACGAGGGCCACGGCCGCGGCCGCCAGCAGCGCCAGCGGCGCGGCTGACCAGTCGGTGCCGGACCGACGGGAGACCGGTGGGGTGGGCCTCGTCATGGCGCCGGGGCGAAGCCGGCCTCGTCGAGGGCGCGCCCGCCGTCCTCGGACCGAACCGCGTCGACGAGCTGCTGCGCCAGGTCGGCCTGCGCGCTGCCCTCGACGACGGCGATCGGGTAGTCGGTCGTCCCCGCGGCCCGCTCCGGGAGGTCGATACCCCGCACCCGGTCCCCCGCCGCCCGGACGTCGGTGGCGTAGACGAGCCCGGCGTCCACCTCGTCGAGCTCCGCCTTGGCCAGGACGGCGCGCACGTCAGGCTCGAGGGTGGCCGGCT encodes:
- a CDS encoding ABC transporter permease — protein: MTRPTPPVSRRSGTDWSAAPLALLAAAAVALVAVPLVALLLRADWVAMPGVLGRESVQQALVLSLTSSSVATALSVLCGVPLAWWLAASDQRGAFRRRVAAGVRALVTLPLVLPPAVGGVALLMAFGRTGLLGQRLDAWFGVTLPFTPAAVVLAQTFVAMPFLVTTVDGALAQRDRSLEEAAWTCGADAWQTFRRVTLPLALPSLVAGTVLCWARALGEFGATIVFAGNLPGSTQTMPLAVYLTMQTDPQAAITLSVVLLLVSALVIVALRGRWAGGLSRFTSRRAG